A region of Paenibacillus sp. 37 DNA encodes the following proteins:
- a CDS encoding aspartyl-phosphate phosphatase Spo0E family protein, whose product MAEGDHGDRWSVKPDNASLHDISLEDEIHMLRRKMEQIFLEEKSFTSDIVIEISSLLDLKINEYMKANPIKAK is encoded by the coding sequence CTGGCAGAAGGCGATCATGGCGACCGATGGTCGGTGAAACCCGATAACGCATCTTTGCATGACATTTCCTTGGAAGATGAAATTCATATGCTTCGTCGCAAGATGGAACAGATCTTCCTCGAAGAGAAATCATTCACATCCGATATTGTAATTGAAATCAGCAGTTTGCTGGATTTAAAGATTAATGAATATATGAAGGCTAACCCGATTAAAGCAAAATAA
- a CDS encoding bifunctional adenosylcobinamide kinase/adenosylcobinamide-phosphate guanylyltransferase — protein sequence MLITVTGGIGSGKTRFALKYAAGISREGVYLSTGDHDPVIPELPSAHYRAIHAGNGQHLTEVITQINRESNLFLADQRIVIVDSLTSWMAAGFRATEDLDHQRSETQLLLDALLSYQGKLLVITNEMHGTLHPTEEERIFTARMASVNRMLQIHAEKMYMLVSGLAIDLKSQGMRNEDER from the coding sequence TTGCTGATTACGGTCACAGGCGGCATAGGTAGTGGTAAAACCCGGTTTGCCCTCAAGTACGCAGCCGGAATTAGCCGGGAGGGTGTATATTTATCCACCGGTGATCATGATCCCGTTATTCCCGAATTGCCATCCGCTCATTATCGTGCCATTCATGCCGGGAACGGTCAGCATCTGACAGAGGTGATCACCCAGATTAATCGGGAATCCAATCTGTTTTTGGCGGATCAGCGAATTGTAATTGTAGACAGTCTGACCTCATGGATGGCTGCCGGTTTCAGGGCAACAGAGGATCTGGATCATCAGCGTTCAGAGACACAGCTTTTGCTTGATGCTCTATTGTCTTATCAGGGGAAGTTGCTTGTGATTACCAATGAAATGCATGGCACATTGCATCCTACCGAGGAAGAACGAATATTTACAGCGAGAATGGCTTCGGTTAATCGGATGCTGCAGATACATGCTGAAAAGATGTACATGCTGGTATCTGGTCTGGCTATCGATCTTAAGAGTCAGGGCATGCGAAATGAAGATGAACGATAG
- a CDS encoding DedA family protein codes for MQNWITDFMEQYGYIGIALIIALENVFPPIPSEIILPFGGFMTTYTSLTLPGVIIAATIGSVLGAVILYGIGLLIDVERLEKIVERWGHVLRIKKEDIHRVDAWFDKYGMWTVLFCRMVPLVRSLISIPAGMSNMKFGLFLLFTTIGTLIWNVILVCVGAALGASWESILHFMDVYSIVVYVILAIIVIGCIIWWIRRSKKQK; via the coding sequence ATGCAAAACTGGATAACCGATTTCATGGAACAATACGGCTACATAGGCATTGCACTCATTATTGCTCTTGAGAACGTATTTCCCCCAATTCCATCCGAGATCATCTTGCCGTTTGGCGGTTTCATGACCACTTATACCAGCCTAACTCTTCCAGGGGTTATTATCGCCGCTACCATTGGCTCCGTCCTTGGTGCTGTGATCCTGTATGGTATTGGTCTACTCATTGACGTCGAACGCCTTGAGAAAATTGTGGAACGCTGGGGACATGTTCTGCGCATCAAAAAAGAGGATATTCACCGTGTCGATGCATGGTTTGACAAATATGGCATGTGGACCGTATTATTCTGCCGAATGGTTCCCCTCGTTCGTAGTCTTATCTCCATTCCCGCAGGCATGTCCAATATGAAATTTGGTTTATTCCTTCTCTTTACAACCATTGGTACATTGATCTGGAATGTCATTCTTGTCTGCGTTGGTGCTGCGCTTGGCGCATCGTGGGAGAGCATTTTGCACTTTATGGACGTCTATTCCATTGTAGTGTACGTCATTCTCGCCATCATTGTCATCGGATGTATCATCTGGTGGATCAGACGTAGCAAAAAGCAGAAATAA
- a CDS encoding cob(I)yrinic acid a,c-diamide adenosyltransferase, which produces MGIYTRTGDEGQTSVIGGRVIKDDDRVEAYGTIDELNCFVGQAISLIDSAQGEFEDLREHLLEVQQELFDCGSDLAFVKISETKYKVRDEMVTRLEQWIDQYDAENPKVERFIIPGGSQLSSALHVCRTVCRRAERRTVTLGQHTDINPSVRRYLNRLSDYFFVVARTANARQQVADIEYVRSKKVFRRKE; this is translated from the coding sequence ATGGGCATATATACACGAACAGGTGACGAAGGTCAGACTTCGGTTATTGGTGGACGCGTCATCAAGGATGATGACCGAGTAGAGGCTTATGGCACGATTGATGAATTGAACTGTTTTGTCGGTCAGGCGATCAGCCTTATTGACTCTGCTCAGGGCGAATTCGAGGATCTGCGTGAACATCTGCTGGAAGTGCAGCAGGAACTGTTTGATTGTGGGTCGGATCTGGCCTTTGTGAAGATTAGTGAGACCAAATATAAGGTGAGAGATGAAATGGTCACACGTCTGGAACAATGGATCGACCAGTATGATGCAGAGAATCCAAAAGTGGAACGGTTCATTATTCCAGGTGGCAGTCAGCTGTCTTCTGCTCTTCATGTATGCCGTACTGTGTGTCGTCGCGCAGAGCGTCGCACGGTAACACTTGGACAACATACAGATATTAATCCGTCTGTACGACGGTATCTAAACCGACTGTCTGATTATTTCTTCGTGGTTGCACGGACGGCCAACGCGAGACAACAGGTGGCGGATATTGAATATGTGCGGAGCAAAAAAGTCTTCCGCCGCAAAGAATGA
- a CDS encoding RluA family pseudouridine synthase, whose product MSQYYSPIVYTVTEQEDGWLLKTVLQRRLLVSRKLLSKIKLTEQGVMLNGERVYISVKVAAGDVVEVRMEQEESDDILPEPIPFTVLYEDEHLLVVNKDAGIIVHPTHGHYTGTLANGVVHYWKSKGERFRFRPIHRLDQETSGVLAIAKNPYVHQHVSEQMIAGTVDKKYIALVHGSPVPEQGAVDGPIDRDPEEPHRRIVTPDGYAARTLYTTLTRWAEGSASAISLKLESGRTHQIRVHMTSIGCPLIGDRMYKTLPVHEIDEQTMAIREVRDSWIERQALHACELTFEHPILQERVTFQAPFPADMAALEQRLNDEAAPREEM is encoded by the coding sequence ATGAGCCAATATTATTCGCCGATTGTCTACACGGTGACCGAACAAGAAGATGGCTGGCTGCTGAAGACCGTGCTTCAGCGCCGGTTGCTGGTGTCGCGTAAGCTTTTATCTAAAATTAAGCTGACTGAGCAAGGTGTCATGCTTAATGGAGAGCGCGTGTACATTAGCGTCAAGGTAGCTGCGGGTGATGTCGTTGAAGTTCGGATGGAGCAAGAGGAATCGGATGATATTCTGCCTGAACCTATTCCCTTTACCGTTCTGTATGAAGACGAGCACTTACTTGTTGTAAACAAGGATGCAGGCATCATCGTTCATCCGACACATGGACATTACACGGGTACTTTGGCAAATGGCGTTGTTCATTACTGGAAATCCAAGGGCGAGCGCTTCCGGTTCAGACCGATTCATCGACTCGATCAGGAAACGTCAGGTGTGCTGGCCATAGCCAAGAACCCTTATGTGCATCAGCATGTGTCCGAACAGATGATTGCAGGAACAGTGGATAAGAAATATATTGCACTTGTGCACGGCAGCCCTGTCCCAGAACAGGGGGCAGTAGATGGCCCGATTGATCGCGATCCTGAAGAGCCACACCGCCGAATCGTTACACCTGATGGCTACGCTGCAAGAACGCTGTACACAACCTTAACACGCTGGGCAGAAGGCAGCGCCAGTGCGATAAGTCTCAAGCTGGAAAGTGGCAGAACCCATCAGATCAGGGTACATATGACGTCCATTGGTTGCCCATTGATCGGTGATCGAATGTACAAGACACTACCTGTACACGAGATCGATGAGCAAACCATGGCTATTCGGGAAGTACGGGACAGCTGGATCGAACGCCAGGCATTACACGCTTGTGAATTGACGTTTGAACATCCCATTCTACAGGAACGCGTAACGTTCCAGGCTCCTTTTCCAGCAGATATGGCCGCGCTGGAGCAGCGTTTGAATGATGAGGCAGCTCCAAGAGAAGAAATGTAG
- a CDS encoding arsenate reductase family protein → MSNLKVYQYAKCGTCRKAVKWLEAQGHELELIPIFDSPPSESELTELIQKSGLEVKKFFNTSGEVYKEQQLKDKLPGMSADEQIRLLASNGRLIKRPIVTDGEKVTVGFKEETYEQEWNNA, encoded by the coding sequence ATGAGTAACTTAAAAGTATATCAATATGCCAAATGCGGCACATGCCGCAAAGCTGTAAAATGGCTTGAAGCGCAAGGACATGAGCTGGAGTTAATCCCTATTTTTGACTCACCGCCATCCGAATCTGAACTAACAGAACTCATCCAAAAGAGTGGACTGGAAGTGAAAAAGTTCTTTAATACGAGCGGGGAAGTGTACAAAGAACAACAATTGAAGGATAAGCTTCCGGGCATGTCCGCTGATGAACAGATTCGTTTGTTGGCTTCCAATGGTCGGCTGATCAAACGTCCGATCGTTACGGATGGAGAAAAGGTGACGGTTGGATTCAAGGAAGAAACGTATGAGCAGGAATGGAACAACGCATAA
- a CDS encoding 5'-3' exonuclease H3TH domain-containing protein: MNQRNEPTLLLVDGMAVLFRAFYATSASGYIRRTKAGLPTNAVYGFIRYFWDAVQTFGPSHVVCCWDMGGKTFRGEEYAAYKGNRAEAPDDLIPQFALIREVMDSLGIPNIGAQGFEADDCIGTLAKYYTEETDMNVMVLTGDHDMLQLINDRTSIIIMKKGHGNYMVYNPETLMAEKQLTPRQVIDMKGLMGDASDNYPGVRGIGEKTALKLVQEYGSIEGILSNMDKLTPSVRNKIENDLDMLHLSRKLAEIHCAVPVACALDICELRLDPDMVMDKFEQLEMKSLGSWMGVAIG; encoded by the coding sequence GTGAATCAACGTAATGAACCTACTTTGTTGCTGGTAGACGGTATGGCGGTGTTGTTCCGTGCTTTTTATGCGACATCTGCAAGCGGATATATCAGACGTACAAAGGCAGGATTGCCTACCAACGCAGTCTACGGATTTATCCGTTATTTCTGGGATGCGGTTCAGACTTTTGGACCAAGTCATGTCGTTTGTTGTTGGGATATGGGCGGTAAGACGTTCCGCGGTGAAGAATATGCAGCCTACAAAGGCAACCGGGCCGAAGCTCCGGATGACCTGATTCCCCAGTTTGCCCTGATTCGTGAAGTGATGGATAGCCTGGGTATTCCGAATATAGGTGCACAAGGATTCGAAGCCGACGATTGTATCGGGACGCTTGCGAAGTATTATACCGAAGAGACAGATATGAATGTTATGGTACTGACGGGTGACCACGACATGTTGCAACTGATTAATGACCGCACGAGTATCATTATTATGAAAAAAGGCCATGGCAACTACATGGTGTATAATCCTGAAACGCTCATGGCCGAGAAACAACTGACACCTCGTCAAGTGATTGACATGAAGGGTCTGATGGGAGATGCCAGCGACAATTATCCCGGCGTACGGGGAATTGGTGAGAAAACAGCGTTGAAGCTTGTACAGGAATACGGCTCCATTGAAGGGATTTTGAGCAACATGGATAAACTGACCCCTTCGGTGCGTAACAAGATTGAGAATGATCTGGACATGCTTCATCTGTCTCGCAAACTGGCAGAGATTCATTGTGCTGTTCCGGTTGCCTGTGCGCTGGATATCTGTGAATTGCGTCTTGATCCGGATATGGTGATGGACAAGTTTGAACAACTTGAGATGAAGAGCCTTGGCTCTTGGATGGGAGTGGCAATAGGGTGA
- a CDS encoding phosphodiester glycosidase family protein — MKNVRTGKKWWTGAMALVLALPVILSGAVSAPQTVDAKAAISTKVQKVKAAGRNFTVQTVSIPKGTPVTVGLAKKQVGQTATLPSIVKAYGAQAAINGAFFEAYNGAPDPYGMLIANGKVIHIGRYGTSIGFKEDGSAIMDSLQVSLTGKVTDKKGKSRSWYATFINRTPSANASITMLYTPERGATVGFKGGTAVVMEKGIVTKKVPNTNVAIPKNGSVLVFTGNQKSSSDRFTVGSTVEMNYKYTNAAGKEIPWQDVVTAVGAGPRLVKDGKVAVNPTSEGFKDAKILNASGARSGIAIMADGSVMLATVSGATIKEWAAVMQKLGAKQAMNLDGGASSGMYAGGKMLTSPGRLLSNTLVFGGSVR; from the coding sequence ATGAAGAACGTACGAACAGGCAAAAAGTGGTGGACAGGGGCTATGGCCCTTGTCCTGGCCTTGCCCGTAATTCTTTCGGGAGCAGTAAGTGCACCACAGACAGTGGATGCCAAAGCAGCAATTAGTACCAAAGTACAGAAAGTAAAAGCAGCAGGACGTAATTTTACCGTACAGACCGTTTCGATTCCAAAGGGAACACCGGTTACTGTCGGACTCGCGAAGAAGCAAGTTGGCCAGACGGCAACATTGCCATCGATCGTGAAAGCCTATGGTGCGCAAGCAGCCATTAACGGAGCATTTTTTGAAGCATATAACGGAGCACCAGATCCATATGGCATGTTAATAGCAAATGGTAAGGTCATACATATTGGAAGATATGGAACATCCATCGGATTTAAGGAAGACGGCTCGGCGATCATGGATTCACTTCAGGTGAGTTTGACAGGTAAAGTAACGGATAAAAAAGGTAAATCACGCAGTTGGTATGCGACTTTTATTAATCGAACCCCTTCAGCGAACGCAAGCATTACGATGCTGTATACGCCTGAACGAGGTGCCACAGTTGGGTTCAAAGGTGGCACTGCGGTTGTCATGGAGAAAGGTATCGTGACCAAAAAAGTGCCCAATACCAATGTAGCGATTCCTAAGAATGGCTCGGTATTGGTCTTCACAGGTAATCAGAAGTCTTCTTCGGACCGTTTTACCGTTGGTTCGACCGTAGAAATGAATTATAAGTATACGAACGCAGCAGGCAAAGAGATCCCTTGGCAAGATGTAGTGACTGCTGTGGGAGCAGGACCCCGTCTGGTGAAAGACGGCAAGGTAGCTGTCAATCCGACGAGCGAAGGTTTCAAGGATGCCAAGATTCTTAATGCTTCTGGAGCCAGAAGTGGTATTGCGATTATGGCGGACGGTTCTGTTATGCTGGCTACCGTTTCCGGAGCAACAATCAAGGAGTGGGCAGCGGTGATGCAGAAGCTTGGTGCCAAACAGGCCATGAATTTGGATGGCGGTGCTTCCTCGGGTATGTATGCCGGGGGCAAAATGCTGACTTCACCAGGCCGGCTCTTGAGTAATACACTCGTATTTGGCGGCTCTGTGCGTTAA
- a CDS encoding MOSC domain-containing protein — MTLTSDRKPGEDNTAVLAINVGLPQPLPGQKREVLSGIVKHPVSGAVFLSFTGMTGDAQADLVHHGGPDKAVCVYDYSRYPALEQLMDRTLDWGACGENLTVQGCAEEDVRIGDVYELGEATVQVSQPRQPCFKLGARYDFKDLPVYFQESGYTGFYFRVLQEGEVGPSSIFRRNSTGPASMTVLEANRIMHQGKENVEGIQALLAIPALSDSWRQTLMKRLSKLENK; from the coding sequence ATGACACTCACATCGGATCGAAAGCCAGGGGAGGACAATACAGCTGTTCTGGCCATTAATGTAGGACTGCCGCAGCCGCTCCCTGGGCAGAAGCGTGAGGTGCTGAGCGGCATTGTGAAACATCCTGTATCCGGCGCGGTTTTCCTGTCATTCACTGGAATGACAGGGGATGCGCAGGCGGATCTGGTGCATCATGGTGGGCCTGACAAAGCCGTTTGTGTATACGATTACAGTCGTTATCCGGCGCTGGAACAACTGATGGATCGCACGCTGGATTGGGGAGCTTGTGGAGAAAATCTGACAGTTCAAGGCTGTGCCGAAGAAGACGTCCGGATTGGTGATGTGTACGAGTTGGGCGAAGCTACAGTGCAGGTCAGTCAGCCCAGACAACCTTGCTTCAAGCTGGGTGCAAGGTATGACTTTAAGGACCTGCCTGTTTATTTTCAGGAGAGTGGATATACCGGCTTTTACTTTCGTGTACTGCAAGAAGGTGAGGTAGGGCCTTCATCGATATTTCGACGGAACAGCACCGGTCCAGCCTCAATGACGGTTCTTGAAGCCAATCGAATCATGCATCAGGGGAAAGAAAATGTCGAAGGTATTCAGGCGTTGCTGGCCATTCCTGCGCTGTCAGACAGCTGGAGGCAAACGTTAATGAAACGATTGTCCAAGCTGGAGAACAAGTAG
- a CDS encoding ROK family protein yields MTILGAIEAGGTKFVCGIGTENGEVLERVSFPTTTPEETMAQVISFFEGKGIEALGVGSFGPIDPIEGSPTYGYITTTPKPHWGQYNVIGKLKEHFDVPMTFDTDVNGAALGEATWGAAQGLESCLYITVGTGIGAGAVVGGKMVHGLSHPEMGHIIVRRHPEDTYEGFCPYHGDCLEGLAAGPAINKRWEQPAYELPADHKAWEIEAHYLAHALMNYVLILSPQKIVMGGGVMKQEHLFPMVRSKLQELLAGYVQHPALQSDIDQYVVSPGLGDNAGLCGSLALAKLALNK; encoded by the coding sequence ATGACGATCTTAGGCGCAATTGAAGCAGGCGGAACCAAATTTGTATGTGGTATTGGCACAGAAAACGGAGAAGTTTTGGAACGCGTAAGTTTTCCAACAACAACACCGGAAGAGACCATGGCTCAAGTGATTTCGTTTTTTGAAGGCAAAGGCATTGAAGCTCTGGGCGTAGGTTCATTTGGTCCGATTGATCCGATTGAAGGAAGCCCAACATATGGATATATCACAACAACACCTAAACCACATTGGGGACAGTATAACGTGATAGGCAAGCTCAAGGAGCATTTTGATGTGCCGATGACATTTGATACGGATGTGAATGGTGCGGCACTTGGAGAAGCAACCTGGGGCGCTGCACAAGGCCTTGAGAGCTGTCTGTATATCACTGTGGGTACAGGTATTGGTGCAGGTGCTGTGGTTGGCGGTAAAATGGTCCATGGATTGTCACATCCAGAGATGGGACATATCATTGTACGCAGACATCCGGAGGATACATACGAGGGTTTCTGTCCGTATCATGGTGACTGCCTCGAAGGCCTTGCAGCAGGACCGGCCATTAACAAACGTTGGGAGCAACCGGCTTATGAACTGCCTGCAGATCATAAAGCTTGGGAGATCGAAGCACATTACCTGGCACATGCACTGATGAATTATGTTCTCATTCTTTCTCCGCAGAAAATCGTCATGGGTGGCGGAGTAATGAAGCAGGAGCACCTGTTCCCGATGGTGCGTAGCAAACTGCAGGAGTTGCTGGCTGGATACGTTCAGCATCCGGCACTTCAATCCGACATTGACCAGTATGTTGTTTCACCAGGACTTGGCGACAATGCAGGGCTGTGTGGTTCGCTGGCGCTTGCCAAGTTGGCATTGAATAAGTAG
- a CDS encoding HRDC domain-containing protein → MEVIFMNRLSRMSDQNAEYAQLWIGEEEDSWQLGWSRYEEGEREDSIWYEGTSWEELLHIYRHQLAIQMSEGYRPQLQGLFHENDDLKSRSYGGQRLHCYSELYGNEQLYTDLCTWRRKRAVSDRKAPYFIATNRLLRLISAFVPQSLDELMQLPGVGESKATEYGTEWMEITNGLERSTTFPLDWVYTALKEEEYESWLYKQREQKYKQELDKFTTRKQVLEGMKEGYTLEEIVNRSGLSRRELVELLEALDHEGYDTDCLLDVELAVMPENEQEAVWSAYEELGDTFLKPVLHKVYGGEKPDGGSLEQVYERLRMIRIRFRRHAETEKNVG, encoded by the coding sequence ATGGAAGTCATTTTCATGAACAGATTGTCCAGAATGTCGGATCAGAATGCAGAGTATGCACAGTTATGGATTGGGGAAGAGGAAGATAGTTGGCAGCTGGGATGGAGTCGCTACGAGGAAGGAGAGCGTGAGGACAGCATCTGGTATGAAGGGACTTCTTGGGAGGAGCTGCTTCATATTTACCGTCATCAGCTTGCCATACAGATGAGTGAGGGGTACCGACCGCAGTTGCAGGGGTTATTTCATGAGAATGATGATCTGAAGTCACGCAGTTATGGTGGACAGCGGCTCCATTGTTACAGTGAGTTATACGGCAATGAGCAATTATATACGGATCTGTGCACATGGCGCAGGAAGAGAGCTGTGTCTGACCGGAAGGCACCGTATTTTATTGCAACAAATCGTTTGCTGCGTTTGATCAGTGCCTTTGTTCCGCAATCGCTGGATGAACTGATGCAACTGCCGGGCGTAGGAGAGAGCAAAGCAACTGAGTATGGTACGGAATGGATGGAGATTACAAACGGGTTGGAGCGTTCAACGACATTCCCGCTGGACTGGGTATACACGGCGCTGAAGGAGGAAGAGTATGAGAGTTGGTTATACAAGCAGAGAGAGCAGAAGTATAAGCAGGAACTTGATAAGTTCACCACGCGTAAGCAGGTGCTTGAAGGCATGAAGGAAGGGTATACGTTAGAGGAGATTGTTAATCGATCCGGATTATCCCGACGTGAGTTGGTTGAGCTGTTAGAGGCACTGGATCACGAAGGTTATGACACCGATTGTCTTCTTGATGTGGAGCTGGCAGTGATGCCAGAGAACGAACAAGAGGCCGTATGGAGTGCGTATGAGGAGCTGGGAGATACGTTCCTGAAGCCAGTATTACATAAGGTGTATGGAGGAGAGAAACCCGATGGAGGAAGTCTGGAGCAGGTCTATGAAAGACTGCGCATGATTCGAATTCGCTTCCGTCGGCACGCAGAGACAGAGAAGAATGTTGGTTAA
- the corA gene encoding magnesium/cobalt transporter CorA, producing the protein MKIRLVNNGVFIPVDDIQQALTPPAEGFYWIDADVDDLAVLQPLFLMHDLAVEDCLSDEEQRPKIEIYENHYFIVINSIRFDDEEIFLRAVNLFLGRHFIISVTKQKVSELRTLKPILWEQEISTPDRLLYLLVDLIVDNYFTVGDRIEARIEKLEEDILMHTKKSHLNEIIGLRSEILWLKKVLGPQKEVINTLNKKDLRLIDDQLQKYFSDIYENAVKISETFETYRDLMGNLREAYQSSIANRANEIMRVFTAITTVFMPLTVITGIYGMNFTNMPELNWKYSYFVVIGLMVTLGLSMFFIFRKKDWV; encoded by the coding sequence TTACTGGATTGATGCAGACGTAGACGATTTGGCGGTACTTCAGCCGCTGTTCTTGATGCATGATCTGGCTGTGGAAGACTGTCTTAGTGACGAAGAACAACGTCCGAAGATTGAAATTTATGAGAACCATTATTTTATTGTGATTAATAGCATCCGTTTCGATGATGAAGAGATATTTCTACGTGCGGTGAACTTATTCCTCGGCAGACATTTCATTATTAGTGTTACCAAGCAAAAGGTCAGCGAATTGCGCACACTGAAACCCATCCTGTGGGAACAGGAAATCAGCACACCGGATCGTCTGCTGTATTTGCTGGTTGACTTGATTGTTGATAATTATTTCACCGTAGGTGACCGAATTGAAGCACGGATCGAGAAGCTTGAGGAAGACATTCTGATGCACACCAAAAAGTCACATCTGAATGAAATCATCGGGCTGCGCAGTGAGATTCTGTGGCTGAAAAAAGTCCTTGGACCTCAGAAAGAGGTCATCAACACCCTGAACAAAAAAGATCTGCGTCTCATCGATGATCAACTGCAAAAGTATTTCAGTGACATCTATGAGAATGCTGTAAAAATATCTGAAACCTTTGAGACTTATCGCGACCTGATGGGCAACTTGCGAGAAGCCTACCAATCCAGTATTGCGAACCGGGCGAATGAGATCATGCGTGTATTTACCGCCATTACCACGGTCTTCATGCCGCTGACGGTCATTACCGGTATATACGGCATGAACTTTACGAATATGCCAGAGCTTAACTGGAAATACAGCTATTTTGTTGTAATTGGCCTGATGGTTACACTGGGCCTGAGCATGTTCTTCATTTTCCGCAAGAAAGACTGGGTATGA